CATTGTGGCCAAATCGGTGTGTGAGAAAGGAGAAGACAGGTGGGATGTAAGAGGCTAAAGTGACACAGAGGTGTGAGCTGCAGGTCCGAAAAGTCTTGTGCCGAGCGCCCTTTGTGGGAAGGCTGAAGATGGTCCTGAGGATATGGATATAGGACACAGTGATAAAAAACACATCCAGACCCATCACCAAGAATGCCACAGAGAGGCCATAGTAACTACTGATGCGGACATCAGcacaggccagcttcaccacggCAATGTGCTCACAGTATGagtgggggatgatgttggttctaCAATATGGCCACGTCCTCGCGAGGAGGGGATATGGCAGTACAACTATGCAACCACGCAGCACCACGGCCAGACCAATCTTGGCCACCACGGGGTTCGTCAGGATGGTGGAATATCTCAGGGGATCACAGATGGCCACATAACGATCCAAAGCCATGGCCACGAAGATCCCAGACCCCATCACTGagaag
The DNA window shown above is from Trachemys scripta elegans isolate TJP31775 chromosome 1, CAS_Tse_1.0, whole genome shotgun sequence and carries:
- the LOC117873224 gene encoding olfactory receptor 52N4-like — protein: MSDSNTTDSKNPSTFILLGIPGLKSAHVWISIPFCTMYAITFLGNITILFIVKMELSLHVPMYYFLCMLAVTDLVLSTSIVPKTLSIFWFNYMEIDFSACLTQMYFIHCFSVMGSGIFVAMALDRYVAICDPLRYSTILTNPVVAKIGLAVVLRGCIVVLPYPLLARTWPYCRTNIIPHSYCEHIAVVKLACADVRISSYYGLSVAFLVMGLDVFFITVSYIHILRTIFSLPTKGARHKTFRTCSSHLCVTLASYIPPVFSFLTHRFGHNVPLHFHILIANVYLLLPPMLNPIIYGVSTKQIRDRLRQLFTHKGT